CCGGTGGAGGTGCGGGTCGCGGCGGCCGACGACGTCCCCCTGTCGACGGCGAGCGGCCGCGACAGCGCCTACGTCGCGGTGCACGTGCACCGCGGGCAGCCGCACGAGGCGTACTTCGGGGCCGTCGAGGACGTCATGACCGCGCTCGGCGGGCGCCCGCACTGGGGCAAGCTGCACACGCGCACGGCGGACGACCTCCGCCCGCTGTACCCGGGGTTCGACGCGTTCACGGCCCTGCGCGACCGCCTCGACCCCGACCGCCGCTTCACCAACCCCTACCTGGACCGGGTGCTCGGATGTTGACCGTCCACGACCTGACCACTCCCGCCCTGCTCGTCGACGTCGACGCGCTGGACGCCAACCTCGCCGACATGGCCGCCGCGCTGCCCGGCCCCCGGCTGCGCCCGCACGTGAAGGCGCACAAGACCACCTCGCTCGCCGCCCGGCAGGCCGCGGCCGGGCACACCGGGTTCACCTGCGCCACGGTCCGCGAGGTCGAGGGGATGGCCGCCGCGGGCCTGGGCGCGGACCTGCTGCTCGCCAACGAGGTCCTCGACGCCCGGCGCCTCGGGGTCCTGGACGCCCGGGTCACACTGGCGGTCGACTCCGAGGAGACCCTGCGCGCGGCCGTCGACGGCGGGGTGCGGGAGGTGCTGGTCGACGTCAACGTGGGGCTGCCGCGGTGCGGGATCGCGCCGTCGCGGGCCGGGTGGCTGGCCGACCGCGCCCGGGCCGCCGGGCTGACCGTGCGCGGCGTCATGGGCTACGAGGGGCACCTCATGATGCTCGACGACGTCGCCGAGCGCGGGCGGCTCACCCAGGAGTGCATGGAGCGGCTGCTCGCGGCGCACGCCGACGTCGGCGGGGAGGTCGTCTCCGGCGGCGGCACCGGCACCTACGCGCTGAACACCTGGGTCACCGAGGTCCAGGCCGGCTCCTACGCGCTGATGGACACCGCCTACACCGCGGCCGGGCTGCCGTTCCGGCAGGCGCTGACCGTGCTGGGCACGGTGATCTCGGTGACCGCGCCCGCCGGGGGGATGCCCGGGTGGGCCGTCGCGGACGTCGGGCTCAAGGCGCTGGGGATGGACCACGGCAACCCCGCCGTCCCGGACGCCCAGGTGTGGTTCTGCTCCGACGAGCACCTGACGTTCGCGCCCGACGCGCCCGTCGCGGTGGGGGACCGGGTCCGGGTGGTGCCCGCGCACGTCGACCCGACCATGGCGATGCACGAGCGGGTGCACCTCGTGCGGGGCGACGAGGTGCTCGACACCTGGGCGGTGGACCTGCGCGGCTGGTGATTCACACCTGCGCCACGTCGGCGACGGGCCGCCACGCCTCCCAGACCTGCGCGGCCCAGCGCCGCACCAGCGCGCAGTGCCCGGCGGCGTCGCGGGCGGCCACCACGTCGACGATCGTGAGCGCGCCCCGGCGGGCGGGCGGGACGAGCGGCCCGGTCGGGCGGCGCCGCAGGGCGTCGGACGCCCACCGCACGTGCCGGCCCAGCGCGTCGCCCTCCAGGCCCCGCTCGACCGCGCCCCGCAGCGCCGCCAGGTGCACGGCGACCGCGTGCCCGCTCGACGACGCCGGGTGCTGCAGCGTGTA
This sequence is a window from Pseudonocardia petroleophila. Protein-coding genes within it:
- a CDS encoding alanine racemase, whose amino-acid sequence is MLTVHDLTTPALLVDVDALDANLADMAAALPGPRLRPHVKAHKTTSLAARQAAAGHTGFTCATVREVEGMAAAGLGADLLLANEVLDARRLGVLDARVTLAVDSEETLRAAVDGGVREVLVDVNVGLPRCGIAPSRAGWLADRARAAGLTVRGVMGYEGHLMMLDDVAERGRLTQECMERLLAAHADVGGEVVSGGGTGTYALNTWVTEVQAGSYALMDTAYTAAGLPFRQALTVLGTVISVTAPAGGMPGWAVADVGLKALGMDHGNPAVPDAQVWFCSDEHLTFAPDAPVAVGDRVRVVPAHVDPTMAMHERVHLVRGDEVLDTWAVDLRGW
- a CDS encoding DUF5946 family protein translates to MRDDCPGCGTGDGPPVPSAACAERALVVAEREFSDPAYFAVHRITVAAYTLQHPASSSGHAVAVHLAALRGAVERGLEGDALGRHVRWASDALRRRPTGPLVPPARRGALTIVDVVAARDAAGHCALVRRWAAQVWEAWRPVADVAQV